In one Candidatus Binatia bacterium genomic region, the following are encoded:
- a CDS encoding glutathione S-transferase, translating into MPGTERATEQRTELERPQALEPYTLHVFDQSYFSGKMQAYLAFKEIPHRSHVVSWRELTARIAPHTGLVEVPVLECADGTFLRDSTAMIEWMEPRYPQGRVLPDDEAAAFVCRLLEDYGDEGLWRPALYYRWAFSRDALLNARLFVEDWLRFPLTAPFVLRLFVRRRQQRAYMGGEGITATNRGDVERHYLDELADLDAIFRKRPYLFGARPSLADFGYFASMFRHFGIDPTPARLMRERAPAVYEWVARMWNSRASRLEAARWCSDPAVPADLEPLLARAARRYLPVLHANARAVADGRSSFDATIDGKAYPGLAAVPFQAWRRSVLQRALAGLSAEAGADVRDLLQRSGCLVWLEKDGILDHRYPEGDALPHGRPRHIGLLEKARMQMFGTPHHHEAGTAGH; encoded by the coding sequence ATGCCAGGGACCGAGCGAGCAACCGAGCAAAGAACCGAACTGGAGCGGCCGCAAGCCCTCGAGCCGTACACGCTTCACGTCTTCGACCAGTCGTATTTCAGCGGAAAGATGCAGGCCTATCTCGCATTCAAGGAGATCCCGCACCGCAGCCACGTCGTCAGCTGGCGCGAGCTCACGGCGCGCATCGCGCCGCACACCGGACTGGTCGAAGTGCCGGTGCTCGAATGCGCCGACGGCACTTTCCTGCGCGACAGTACCGCGATGATCGAATGGATGGAGCCGCGCTACCCGCAAGGCCGTGTGCTTCCCGACGACGAAGCCGCCGCATTCGTGTGCCGTCTTCTCGAAGACTACGGCGACGAAGGGCTGTGGCGGCCGGCCCTCTACTACCGCTGGGCATTTTCGCGCGATGCGCTGCTCAACGCGCGCCTGTTCGTCGAAGACTGGCTCCGGTTTCCGCTGACTGCGCCTTTCGTGCTGCGCCTGTTCGTGCGGCGCCGCCAGCAGCGTGCCTACATGGGCGGCGAAGGCATCACCGCAACCAACCGCGGCGACGTCGAGCGCCACTACCTCGACGAGCTTGCCGACCTGGACGCGATCTTCCGCAAGCGCCCCTACCTTTTCGGCGCGCGGCCGAGCCTGGCCGACTTCGGCTACTTCGCCTCGATGTTCCGTCATTTCGGCATCGATCCGACACCCGCCAGGCTGATGCGTGAGCGAGCTCCGGCCGTCTACGAATGGGTCGCCAGGATGTGGAACTCGCGCGCATCGCGCCTGGAAGCTGCGCGCTGGTGCAGCGATCCCGCCGTCCCCGCCGATCTCGAGCCCCTGCTCGCGCGCGCCGCTCGTCGCTACCTTCCGGTGCTCCACGCCAACGCCCGCGCGGTTGCAGACGGCCGCAGCAGCTTCGATGCGACGATCGACGGCAAGGCGTATCCGGGTCTTGCCGCCGTACCGTTCCAGGCGTGGCGGCGCAGCGTGCTGCAGCGCGCGCTCGCCGGACTCTCCGCAGAGGCCGGCGCCGACGTTCGCGACCTGCTCCAGCGCAGCGGGTGCCTCGTGTGGCTCGAGAAGGACGGGATTCTCGATCATCGGTATCCGGAAGGAGACGCGTTGCCGCATGGGAGGCCGCGACACATCGGCCTCCTCGAGAAGGCAAGGATGCAGATGTTCGGGACTCCGCACCATCACGAGGCCGGTACGGCCGGGCACTGA
- a CDS encoding TolC family protein, whose amino-acid sequence MSRRSPSAVAAIFAAISLAGGTGCAHYEPLKLDPAESATALESRSLASPELRSYLETALGHALGQWPLPSWDLQTLTLAAFFFSPDLDVARAQWARAEAGRVTAAARPNPKLVFTPERAEHLMGNPSPWVATVALDIPIETAGKRGYRIEQAHALSQAARLAIGSAAWRVRSRLRDALLEREAAIEKSGLLSERVALQRSVADLFQKRVEAGAASRIESDPARLARERAVIEEAQGKVAITSASAAAAAAIGIPLDALDDAPVSVSLDAPPGSNLSAKQARRRAMLERGDVRAALAAFVASESTLRLEIARQYPDVHLTNQYSYDQADEKWSIGFTIDLPIFDQNQGPILEAKAARKQMLAEFDAAQQGALSDVDSAWANAQAARDGVQAAQRAAESARSVLDRVTLAVDAGAIDRVEAGAARIDALDAGIARIDARLAQARAYGALEDAMQLPFGVDLESDPVRIAASAGAVAAAAPAGAR is encoded by the coding sequence GTGAGCCGCCGCTCTCCTTCTGCAGTCGCGGCCATCTTCGCCGCGATTTCGCTCGCAGGCGGCACCGGTTGCGCGCACTACGAGCCGCTGAAGCTGGATCCGGCCGAGTCGGCAACGGCGCTGGAGTCGCGCTCGCTCGCGTCGCCCGAGCTTCGCAGCTACCTCGAGACTGCGCTTGGACACGCGCTCGGCCAGTGGCCTTTGCCGAGCTGGGACCTCCAGACCCTGACGCTTGCGGCGTTTTTCTTCAGCCCCGATCTCGACGTCGCCCGTGCCCAGTGGGCCAGGGCGGAAGCGGGCAGGGTCACCGCTGCCGCAAGGCCGAATCCGAAACTCGTGTTTACGCCGGAGCGTGCCGAGCACTTGATGGGAAACCCTTCGCCGTGGGTCGCGACCGTCGCGCTGGACATTCCGATCGAGACCGCCGGCAAGCGCGGCTATCGCATCGAGCAGGCCCACGCGCTGTCGCAGGCTGCGCGGCTGGCCATCGGCAGCGCCGCGTGGAGAGTGCGCAGCAGGCTGCGCGACGCGCTGCTCGAACGCGAGGCCGCGATCGAAAAAAGCGGGCTTCTGTCCGAGCGCGTCGCGCTGCAGCGCAGCGTCGCCGACCTGTTCCAGAAACGCGTCGAAGCCGGCGCGGCATCCCGGATCGAAAGCGATCCGGCGCGCCTGGCAAGGGAACGCGCAGTGATCGAGGAAGCGCAGGGAAAGGTCGCGATCACGTCGGCGAGCGCAGCAGCGGCCGCTGCGATCGGCATCCCGCTCGATGCGCTCGACGATGCGCCGGTCTCCGTATCGCTCGACGCACCGCCGGGATCGAACCTGTCGGCGAAGCAGGCGCGGCGCCGTGCGATGCTCGAGCGGGGCGACGTTCGAGCGGCGCTGGCCGCTTTCGTCGCAAGCGAAAGCACGCTGCGGCTCGAGATTGCCAGGCAGTATCCCGACGTTCATCTCACCAACCAGTATTCGTACGACCAGGCCGACGAGAAATGGTCGATCGGATTCACGATCGACCTGCCGATCTTCGACCAGAACCAGGGACCCATCCTGGAGGCGAAAGCCGCAAGGAAGCAGATGCTTGCCGAATTCGACGCTGCCCAGCAGGGCGCGCTTTCCGACGTCGACTCCGCGTGGGCAAACGCCCAGGCAGCGCGCGACGGTGTCCAGGCTGCGCAGCGCGCCGCCGAGTCGGCCCGTAGCGTCCTCGATCGCGTGACACTCGCGGTCGACGCCGGCGCGATCGATCGAGTCGAAGCCGGCGCGGCAAGGATCGACGCCCTGGACGCCGGGATTGCGCGGATCGATGCGCGACTGGCGCAGGCCAGGGCCTACGGTGCACTCGAGGATGCGATGCAGCTGCCGTTCGGTGTCGACCTCGAGTCCGATCCGGTGCGCATCGCGGCGTCCGCCGGAGCCGTCGCCGCCGCGGCCCCCGCAGGTGCCAGGTGA